From one Pseudanabaena sp. FACHB-2040 genomic stretch:
- a CDS encoding rod shape-determining protein, translating into MALFDRFSFSRDMGIDLGTANTLVYVSGKGVVLQEPSVVAIDRTEKKPLAVGEEAKRMLGRTPGNVVALRPLRDGVIADFDTAELMLKHFIRQVHEGRTLVSPRIVIGIPSGVTGVERRAVMDAAQQAGARMVYLIDEPVAAAIGAGLPVAEPTGNMIVDIGGGTTEVAVLSLQGTVLSESVRVAGDELSESISQYMKKVHNLVIGERTSEEIKISIGSAYPNPDDNEIAMDVRGLHLLSGLPRTVTVKSAEIRESMAEPLSVIVEAVKRTLERTPPELAADIIDRGIMLAGGGALLKGLDTLISHETGIVVHVAADPLSCVVLGTGLVLENFTQMGRVFSGRSGL; encoded by the coding sequence GTGGCTCTCTTCGACCGCTTTTCATTTTCAAGAGATATGGGTATTGATCTGGGAACAGCCAATACCCTTGTGTATGTATCTGGTAAAGGAGTTGTCCTGCAGGAACCTTCTGTGGTGGCAATCGATAGAACTGAGAAAAAACCCCTGGCGGTTGGGGAAGAAGCTAAGCGAATGCTGGGTCGTACTCCCGGCAACGTGGTTGCTCTACGACCTCTGCGAGATGGGGTTATTGCCGACTTCGATACTGCTGAACTCATGCTCAAGCACTTTATTCGGCAGGTTCACGAAGGCCGAACTCTGGTGTCGCCCCGCATCGTAATCGGCATTCCCAGTGGCGTCACTGGGGTTGAGCGACGAGCTGTAATGGATGCAGCTCAACAGGCAGGTGCCCGCATGGTGTACCTGATTGATGAGCCGGTCGCGGCTGCCATTGGAGCCGGGCTGCCAGTAGCCGAGCCAACAGGCAACATGATTGTGGATATCGGGGGTGGAACCACTGAGGTCGCCGTCCTGAGTTTGCAGGGAACAGTGCTGAGCGAATCTGTCAGAGTGGCTGGGGATGAGCTGAGTGAATCTATTTCCCAGTACATGAAGAAAGTACACAACCTGGTGATCGGGGAACGCACTTCCGAGGAAATCAAAATTTCCATTGGCTCTGCCTATCCCAATCCCGATGACAACGAAATTGCGATGGACGTGCGCGGTCTGCACCTGCTGTCAGGGCTGCCCCGGACAGTAACCGTCAAGAGCGCAGAAATTCGCGAAAGCATGGCAGAACCGCTGTCAGTGATTGTAGAAGCGGTTAAGCGCACGCTGGAGCGCACACCTCCAGAACTGGCTGCTGACATTATCGATCGCGGTATTATGCTGGCGGGCGGCGGTGCTCTGCTAAAAGGGCTCGATACTTTGATCAGCCATGAGACGGGCATCGTAGTGCATGTGGCAGCGGATCCTCTGAGCTGCGTTGTGTTGGGGACGGGTCTGGTGCTAGAGAACTTTACCCAGATGGGTCGCGTCTTTAGTGGGCGATCTGGTCTCTAG
- the lnt gene encoding apolipoprotein N-acyltransferase gives MSNVIDLLAKSQRGRSGLTLSLSWKTALLAMGSGLLMSLATPPLGLWPLAWFGLIPLWELVLASNGQSWRVVFAYGLIWGVGFHGSVLSWITHLHPLTWMGVPWLGSVAIAAFAWSFVTLWGAVTVGLWAVGLHYLSRLKATGPGVRVLNSAVLWVLLEQLRNHTPLDWSALALTQSPGNLVILQLSQLSGQLLVAAVLVGFNGLLAEAWWVFFNQSAAAAPSHRFRLLVGGAIALLVAAHGLGAAMFIGSSADNPTSAVAIGLIQGNVPTRVKLTPEGIRRAMDGYTEGYKALVAQGVDAVLTPEGAIPAIWDVSVGQTNSLVQATEAAGVPLWLGTFATDSQQPKPRLTQSLLEINNQGMAAGRYNKVQLVPLGEYLPFESLLGQLIGRLSPLDSYLVQGDPNQQFTTRLGPAIVGICYESAYSWLFREQARNGGEFILTASNNDPYPPRMMVQHHALDVIRAIENDRWAVRATNTGLSGVVDSQGRTQWLATPSTYVTHKAIIYRRQTFTPYVRWGNWVLLILCGLSSAFIFRQRNRTHQ, from the coding sequence ATGAGCAACGTGATCGATTTGCTAGCAAAGTCGCAACGAGGGCGCTCCGGACTAACCCTTTCGCTGTCGTGGAAAACGGCGCTGCTGGCGATGGGCAGTGGTCTATTAATGTCGCTGGCCACGCCTCCTCTAGGGCTCTGGCCGCTGGCTTGGTTCGGCCTGATTCCCCTCTGGGAGCTGGTTCTAGCCAGTAACGGGCAGTCTTGGCGGGTTGTGTTTGCCTATGGCTTGATCTGGGGAGTGGGCTTTCACGGCAGCGTTCTCTCCTGGATTACCCACCTCCATCCTCTGACTTGGATGGGGGTGCCCTGGTTGGGAAGTGTTGCGATCGCAGCCTTTGCCTGGAGTTTTGTCACCCTTTGGGGGGCGGTGACTGTGGGGCTATGGGCCGTAGGTCTGCACTACCTCAGCCGCTTAAAAGCCACTGGGCCAGGGGTTCGGGTGTTAAACAGCGCGGTTCTGTGGGTCCTGCTGGAGCAGCTGCGCAACCACACCCCCCTCGATTGGTCAGCCCTGGCCCTCACCCAAAGCCCCGGTAATCTGGTAATCCTGCAGCTGAGCCAGTTGTCGGGACAGTTGTTAGTAGCGGCAGTTTTAGTGGGATTTAATGGCTTGCTGGCAGAAGCGTGGTGGGTCTTTTTTAATCAGTCGGCCGCTGCTGCTCCAAGCCATCGGTTTAGGTTGTTGGTGGGGGGTGCGATCGCACTGCTGGTTGCCGCTCATGGCCTAGGAGCAGCCATGTTTATAGGTAGCTCTGCAGACAATCCGACTTCGGCAGTGGCTATCGGCTTGATTCAGGGCAACGTGCCTACGCGCGTCAAGCTGACGCCAGAAGGCATTCGCCGGGCGATGGACGGCTACACCGAAGGCTACAAAGCATTGGTGGCCCAAGGAGTTGACGCAGTGCTGACGCCAGAAGGAGCCATTCCAGCTATTTGGGACGTTAGTGTAGGTCAAACTAACTCTTTAGTGCAAGCCACTGAAGCCGCTGGAGTCCCCCTTTGGCTAGGCACCTTTGCCACCGATTCTCAGCAGCCAAAACCTCGCCTGACTCAAAGCCTGCTGGAGATCAACAATCAAGGAATGGCCGCAGGTCGCTACAACAAGGTGCAGCTTGTGCCTCTAGGGGAGTACCTGCCCTTTGAATCCCTTCTTGGCCAACTCATTGGGCGGCTATCGCCGCTAGACAGCTACTTGGTACAGGGCGACCCTAATCAGCAGTTCACTACTCGTTTAGGTCCGGCCATTGTAGGTATTTGCTACGAATCTGCCTATAGCTGGCTCTTCCGGGAGCAGGCCCGCAATGGCGGCGAATTTATCCTGACGGCTTCCAACAACGACCCCTACCCCCCTCGCATGATGGTGCAGCACCATGCCCTAGACGTGATTCGAGCGATTGAAAACGATCGCTGGGCGGTGCGGGCAACCAACACCGGCCTATCGGGAGTTGTTGATTCGCAGGGAAGAACTCAATGGTTAGCTACCCCCAGCACCTACGTTACACACAAGGCAATTATCTATCGGCGGCAAACATTCACACCCTATGTTCGCTGGGGAAACTGGGTTTTGCTGATCCTATGCGGCTTGAGTTCGGCGTTTATTTTTAGACAGCGAAATAGAACACATCAATAG
- a CDS encoding Rid family detoxifying hydrolase has protein sequence MIEFITLPGQLPPVAPYSHAVRAGDFLFVTGQLAEDPETGKVIKGSLEEQTRQVMENLKLVLSHAGSSLEKVVMARIFVTDFRYYEVVNQTYQSYFIPGRMPSRTTVGVTALADYGDVEIDLIAYCGD, from the coding sequence GTGATTGAATTTATTACGCTTCCTGGTCAACTGCCTCCGGTCGCTCCCTATTCTCATGCAGTGCGAGCTGGAGATTTTTTGTTTGTTACCGGGCAATTGGCTGAGGACCCAGAAACGGGAAAAGTTATTAAGGGCAGCCTTGAGGAGCAGACCCGGCAGGTGATGGAAAATCTTAAGCTGGTCCTAAGCCATGCAGGCAGCAGCCTGGAGAAGGTGGTGATGGCCCGCATTTTTGTGACTGACTTTCGCTATTACGAAGTGGTGAATCAAACCTATCAGTCCTACTTCATCCCGGGGCGAATGCCTAGCCGCACTACGGTGGGAGTGACGGCGCTGGCTGATTATGGTGACGTGGAAATTGATCTGATCGCTTACTGCGGCGATTGA
- a CDS encoding YkvA family protein gives MQNLAQSFYSWYSQTIRHPKYRWFLVAGTLLYLLSPIDISPDFIPIIGWIDDSVVAVLLVAELAEILRDVLNGRSRQGDTAEAPEPEPEPKTIDIT, from the coding sequence ATGCAAAACTTGGCACAGTCTTTTTACAGCTGGTACAGCCAAACGATTCGCCATCCCAAATACCGCTGGTTCTTAGTTGCAGGTACACTGCTGTACCTGCTTAGTCCAATAGACATTTCACCAGATTTCATTCCTATTATCGGCTGGATCGACGATAGCGTTGTAGCCGTCCTGCTGGTTGCAGAACTGGCTGAGATCTTGCGCGATGTCCTTAATGGTCGCAGTCGTCAAGGCGATACCGCAGAAGCCCCTGAACCTGAACCTGAACCAAAAACCATTGACATTACCTAG
- a CDS encoding single-stranded DNA-binding protein, producing MSINAVTLVGRAGGDPDVKYFESGNVVCNLTLAVKRRSRNSDQPDWFNLEIWGRSAEVAANYVRKGSLIGVTGSLKLESWQDRATGAARSKPVIRVDRLELLGSRRDSESSTSENFADDEF from the coding sequence ATGAGTATAAACGCTGTTACTTTGGTAGGGCGGGCCGGAGGTGACCCGGACGTCAAATACTTTGAATCGGGCAATGTGGTCTGCAACCTCACCTTGGCCGTTAAACGCCGCAGCCGCAATAGCGATCAGCCTGACTGGTTTAATTTAGAGATCTGGGGACGCAGTGCTGAGGTGGCTGCAAACTATGTCCGCAAAGGCAGTCTGATCGGAGTAACTGGCTCACTCAAGCTAGAAAGCTGGCAGGATCGAGCTACAGGTGCGGCGCGGTCAAAGCCGGTCATTCGGGTAGACCGACTGGAATTGCTGGGGTCTCGGCGCGACAGTGAGTCTTCAACCTCAGAAAACTTTGCAGACGACGAGTTTTAA
- the ftsH gene encoding ATP-dependent zinc metalloprotease FtsH, which translates to MAIKKDPQPPRSRLILNIVFLVASGLLLLNILLPGFLGPSMAREPYSMFIHRVQEHEVMRASVGQEEIRYQLKNENGEPGEVYATTPIFDLNLPHLLEDNGVEFAAVSPPKNQWLGSLLSWVIPPLIFVAIWRFFIARSAGGGPAGALSIGKSRAKVYVEGESAKITFNDVAGVEEAKTELVEIVDFLKTPKRFTELGAKIPKGVLLVGPPGTGKTLLAKAVAGEAGVAFFSISGSEFVELFVGVGSSRVRDLFEQAKKQAPCIIFIDELDAIGKSRSSGGFYGGNDEREQTLNQLLTEMDGFDAGDTTVIVLAATNRPESLDAALLRPGRFDRQVLVDRPDLIGREAILKIHAKDVKLADSVNLKAIATRTPGFAGADLANLVNEAALLAARNNRQEVIQEDFAEAIERVVAGLEKKSRVLNEREKKIVAYHEVGHALVGALMPGSDQVEKISIVPRGMAALGYTLQLPTEDRFLRDEAELKGQIATLLGGRSAEELIFGSITTGAANDLQRATDLAEQMVTTYGMSQVLGPLAYDRGQRNAFLDNGMPNSRRPMSEQTAKAIDEEVKGLVEEGHQRALAILGSNRDLLETLAQQLLEAEVIEGESLRDTLKQVNMPESA; encoded by the coding sequence ATGGCTATTAAAAAAGACCCCCAACCGCCTCGCTCTAGGCTCATTCTCAATATTGTCTTTCTGGTTGCCAGCGGACTTTTGCTGCTGAATATTCTCCTGCCTGGGTTCTTGGGGCCATCTATGGCTCGTGAACCCTACAGCATGTTTATTCATCGGGTGCAGGAGCACGAGGTGATGCGAGCATCGGTCGGTCAGGAGGAAATTCGCTACCAGCTCAAAAATGAGAACGGCGAGCCAGGAGAGGTCTATGCCACCACTCCCATCTTTGACCTGAACTTGCCGCACCTGCTAGAAGATAACGGCGTTGAGTTTGCAGCGGTCTCGCCTCCCAAAAATCAGTGGCTTGGCAGCCTTTTGAGCTGGGTGATTCCGCCTCTAATCTTTGTCGCGATCTGGCGCTTCTTCATTGCCCGCAGCGCGGGCGGGGGACCGGCAGGGGCTTTGTCGATTGGCAAGAGCCGGGCCAAGGTCTACGTTGAAGGCGAGTCAGCCAAGATCACCTTTAACGATGTGGCTGGAGTAGAAGAAGCCAAAACTGAGCTAGTTGAAATCGTAGACTTTTTGAAAACGCCCAAGCGCTTTACTGAGCTAGGGGCCAAAATTCCCAAAGGGGTCTTGCTCGTTGGCCCGCCGGGAACAGGTAAAACCTTGCTGGCCAAAGCCGTTGCAGGAGAAGCCGGAGTCGCCTTCTTCAGCATTTCTGGTTCTGAGTTTGTCGAGCTGTTTGTTGGAGTCGGCTCCTCCCGTGTCCGCGACCTCTTTGAGCAGGCTAAAAAGCAGGCTCCCTGTATTATCTTTATCGACGAGCTAGATGCTATTGGTAAGTCCCGTTCGTCGGGCGGCTTCTATGGCGGTAATGATGAGCGGGAGCAAACCCTAAACCAGCTCTTGACCGAGATGGATGGCTTTGATGCAGGTGATACGACCGTCATCGTGCTAGCAGCCACCAACCGCCCCGAATCGCTTGATGCAGCGCTGCTGCGCCCAGGCCGTTTTGATCGGCAGGTGCTGGTAGATCGCCCCGATCTGATCGGGCGAGAAGCCATTCTCAAGATTCACGCTAAGGATGTCAAGCTGGCTGATAGTGTCAATTTGAAAGCGATCGCGACTCGTACCCCCGGTTTTGCTGGAGCCGACCTAGCCAACCTAGTCAACGAAGCTGCCCTGCTAGCGGCCCGTAACAACCGCCAGGAAGTGATCCAGGAAGACTTCGCTGAAGCAATTGAGCGCGTGGTTGCTGGACTAGAGAAAAAGAGTCGAGTACTCAACGAGCGTGAGAAGAAAATCGTGGCCTACCACGAAGTTGGTCACGCGCTGGTCGGTGCACTAATGCCCGGAAGCGACCAAGTCGAAAAGATCTCCATCGTGCCGCGCGGCATGGCCGCCCTGGGCTATACCCTGCAGCTACCCACCGAAGATCGCTTCCTGCGAGACGAGGCCGAACTCAAAGGCCAAATTGCCACCCTGCTAGGGGGCCGCTCAGCGGAAGAGCTAATCTTTGGCAGCATCACCACAGGCGCTGCTAACGACTTGCAGCGGGCTACTGACCTAGCCGAACAGATGGTCACAACCTACGGCATGAGCCAGGTACTAGGGCCACTCGCTTACGACCGGGGTCAGCGCAACGCCTTCCTCGACAACGGTATGCCCAATTCTCGCCGTCCGATGAGTGAACAGACTGCCAAGGCCATCGATGAAGAGGTCAAAGGACTGGTCGAAGAGGGGCATCAGCGGGCTCTAGCCATTCTTGGGAGCAATCGGGACTTGCTGGAGACACTAGCTCAACAGCTGCTAGAGGCCGAAGTCATTGAAGGGGAATCTCTGCGGGATACCCTGAAGCAGGTGAATATGCCGGAATCAGCGTAG